The genomic segment ggacagttcttaacccaattttagtagtttctgaaatctccttagatgttttctctgcttgatgcatgccaatgatttgacccttctcaaacagactaacatcttttccacaaccacgagatgtgtctttcgacatggttggttaagaaatgagaagcaactcattgcaccagttggggttaaataacttattgccagctgaaagataattgcccatgcagtaattagccaataggaggctcataactatttgcttagttaaatccaggtggcgacttattttttggacaggcagtgtatgtttTTGGAAGAACAAGCATGACAATATCttaataactatatatatatatacagtacagaccaaaagtttggacacaccttctcattcaaagagttttctttattttcatgactatgaaggcatcaaaactatgaattaacacatgtggaattatatacataaaacacaagtgtgaaacaactgaaaatatgtcatattctaggttcttcaaagtagccaccttttgctttgattactgctttccacactcttggcattctcttgatgagcttcaagaggtagtcccctgaaatggtcttccaacagtcttgaaggagttcccagagatgcttagcacttgttggcccctttgccttcactctgcggtccagctcaccccaaaccatctcgattgggttcaggtccggtgactgtggaggccaggtcatctggcgcagcaccccataactctccttcatggtcaaatagcccttactttcaaagttttcccaattttttggctgactgactgaccttcatttcttaaagtaatgatggccactcgtttttctttacttagctgcttttttcttgccataatacaaattctaacagtctattcagtaggactatcagctgtgtatccacctgacttctcctcaacgccactgatggtcccaaccccatttataaggcaagaaatctcacttattaaacctgacagggcacacctgtgaagtgaaaaccatttcaggggtctacctcttgaagctcatgaagagaatgccaagagtgtgcaaagcagtaatcaaagcaaaaggtggctactttgaagatcctagaatatgacatattttcagttgtttcacacttgtttgttatgtatataattccacatgtgttaattcatagttttgatgccttcagtgtgaatctacaattttcatagtcatgaaaataaagaaaactctttgaatgaggaggtgtgtccaaacttttggtctgtactgtatatatatatatatatatatatatatatatatatataaaaacaaaaaacaggaggCAGCACCCATGTACTATGAAACAATCGGGTGCACGCTCTAAGGGCTAAAGCTTACCCAATAGTCACATGTAGAAAAAAGAGCAGCACTCCCGTGTAGGATAAAACAAAATCCAAaagatttattcacccatagtgtggcaacgtttcggctctacaattGGACAAAGGCTCaattgtagagccgaaacgttgccacaCTATAGGTGAATAAATCTTTTGGATTTTGTTTTATCCTacactggagtgctgctcttttttctacatatatatatatatatatatatattgtagcgggattagctcacaggaccgccgtctcctgggatagacgggcgctataggcacataaaacacagtccagtccaagcaagtatggtgcaactggcctcagccagttttattgacttttgcagaaaaagaattaaacaaaacagttcaaaacaaatgaaatacctggccgtctggccactacttctagacaggtagtagtccctaactacatgaaactgagccttgtgcccagctccatcaacaaaacacactgttgtttttactcacacataagggttcttcccaggagcagagagagatcagctagtgagctgtttgcccttttatagcacactcaggttccaaggtgattagccacagttacactgaatacctggagtggctaattggagcagggacccacccaactctccctgctccaagcagccaggcccttctaaccaggtttttaacaaaacccttgcaaagagaaaacctagttttccttgctgtcaattccctggctgctttttagaacgtataggacaggaacctaggtgaaatgtagactccttccaccactttccccctggtcctgtcacatatcctccccccctgtttcgaccttggggtaggaacactctgtgcccttaaacagtacatcctggacagggcatctgcgtttccaagctgacgcccgggcctatgttcaactgtaaaactataatcttgaagagacatgaaccatcgggtcactcgcctgtttttctcacggttttggcacatccatttaaggggggcatggtcagttaccagtttgaatgttctccctaccaaataatacctgagagcttctatggcccacttaactgccaaacactccttttctacaatggagtatttcttttcatgttcatttaactttttactcaggtatactacaggatgctcttccccagcccttacttgcgacaacacagcccctataccaacatccgaggcatctgtttgcacaatgaactcctttttaaaatctggtgtgactaacactgggtgggcacatagagcctgcttcaggttctgaaaggcctgttccgcttccgtggtccatttgaccatggttgaatccttcccttttgtaaggtctgttaaagggctcgcaatgctggcaaaattttcaataaaacgcctataataaccagttaaacctaggaatgctctgacttgttttttgttcaaaggccttggccagctctggatggcttccactttgtttatttgaggttttataactcctcgcccaatcatgtaccccaagtactttgcctcttcttgcccaatggcacatttttttggattcgctgttaaccctgcttccctaatagaattcaggacggcttctaccctgggtagatgactttcccaatccgtgctatggattatcacatcatctaaataggcagctgcgtatctacgatgtggtcttaaaattttgtccatcatcctctgaaatgtggccggggccccatgcaaaccaaagggaaggactacatactgaaaatggccatcagggacactaaaagcagttttttctttggccccctcagtcaacggtacttgccagtaaccttttgtaagatctaatgtggtaaagaacctagcattaccaagcctatcaatcagctcatccactcgaggcattgggtaagcatcaaactttgagacagtgttcagtttcctgaagtcattacagaaacgtatggtgccatcaggtttgggaaccaagactataggactagaccagtcactatgggactcctctataacccctaactgaagcattgtttggacttcttgggagacagctttacgtctagcctcaggtattctataaggcttttggttgactctgacccctggttcggttacaatatcatgttcaattatatctgttcgaccaggtagctcagaaaatacatctttattttttattacaaactcctttgcctcttgggtttgagatcctgacaaagtgtctgcaatttttacctctggtatctcaaagctacattcctttttcccactgctgtaagctgctaacacctctcggtccttccagggtttgattaggttcacatgataaatttggtagggcttacgtctacctggttggtgaacccggtaattcacctctccgaccttctcaactatttcataaggtccttgccatttggccaaaaatttactttctactgtggggacaaggattaataccctatccccagggttgaagtttcttactttagccgacctgttgtaaacccgggactgactctcctgggcctgcagcaagtgttcttttacaatgggcattacttttccaatcctttcctgcatttgggacaagtgttcaatcacacttttgtagggtgtagcctcactctcccaggtctctttggcaatatccaaaagaccccgagggtgccgaccatacactagctcgaacggagaaaatccggtagatgcttgaggcacctcccgtacagaaaacataagatatggtaaaagacaatcccagtctttcccatcctgtgccaccacttttctgagcatcccttttaaggttttgttgaacctttcaactaatccatccgtttggggatgataaactgaggtacgcaagtgagttattttcaacagtttacacaactcttttgtaacctttgacataaagggcgtcccctggtcagtgagtacttctttaggtatgcccactctagtaaacatctggaacaactccttggctatcacttttgcagaggttttccttagaggtattgcttcaggatagcgggtagcataatcaaggacaaccaaaatgtattggtgacctctggcagacttaacaagaggtcccaccaaatccattgcaatcctctcaaagggagtttcaataatcgggagtggtactaacggactcctaaaggtcgctaccgggttgtgtaattgacactctgggcatgaatcacagtattcttttatctctttatgtaccccgggccaataaaacctctgcaaaatccggtctttggttttttcataggccaagtgccctcctagcacatgtgaatgggctagatccatcaccttttggcgatgcgattttgggaccacaagttgctccacaacctgcccattttgctcatcaactctatataagagttcattctctatagaaaaatggggaaatattttctctaccccagtatcttgaggtaccccattgactactttcacactttgccatgcgtgggttaatgttgggtccctgagttgagctgtcccaaagttatcattggagactggcaagtcagggagaccaatttctgggacatcatcagtatcacctgcaagcactgctaagggaaaattctcggtttcactctgggtcacccctactgtttgcacattttcagtctcagccaggggaatgggatctacagcagacccacttaaacacttatcaagcatattccacattttccaaaacagaggaaaatcacaccccacaatgacagtatgcaacagactgtttacaacccccacttcatgggttactttcccgcacggggtttcaaaagagactatagcagtggggtactcttttgtatccccatgtatgcagatgacccccatctgtctcttttgcagcttcctagtgtccaccaggctgccatgcacaagagtcactagactaccagagtccaacagagcttgaactgagtgtccttcaatcaccaagctgcaagtttgtcgctccatatctggggtcggcaaggcagagtaggcaggtcccgcaaacaatgacctcatccgcccactgtcacactccataggctcagccaaaggacagttggcagccacgtggcccagtccttgacatcgccagcaaacaatgtttttgaacgcccaaggctgtctagggctaactggcttaagaggtctggctaataggtcggtctcagttcctactttacggccctccctcgccccctttagattaggaacagtcttaccgcgatcagtagacttctggctccctggggccggccaagtaggagagaggtcttggagatactcctcggtgttcagataccgctccactagggcgacgagctgatccacatccctggggtccgcttgtcccacacagcgctgtatccgaactggtagagcacaaacaaaccggtccaggaccactctttccaccacctgagtggctgtagatacctctggctgtagccattttttagccaggtgaaaaagatcatacatttgcgacctcgctggtttatccaattggaaagtccagttgtgcactcgctgggctctgaccgcagatgttacacccaagcgagcgagaatttctgctttcagttttgggtactgtctggcatcctgctcactcaaatcatagtaggctttctgtggctccccactcaggaaaggagcaagggtgtctacccactgttcggctgggagtttctctctttcagcggctctttcaaaaatggtgaggtaggtctccacatcatcccctgctaccattttttgaagggaagcttgcactctcctccccacagagatggattcctcctggacatggggcctttcagccagcaccgctatctgctccaccagacttttattaagcgattgctgttctctgaaaccagcttgcgtagtctccatgaacaaccgattggtttcctgctggttagcattcgccttttggagctgtatgttagcctggatcagctgtttcagcacttcctccatatctgcactgtttgttttttttcagaacagcagacttaacccaggacataaaacttgctggatttttgtgccagcgcagcctccaccatatgtagcgggattagctcacgggaccgccgtctcctgggatagacgggcgctataggcacataaaacacagtccagtccaagcaagtatggtgcaactggcctcagccagttttattgacttttgcagaaaaagaattaaacaaaacagttcaaaacaaatgaaatacctggccgtctggccactacttctagacaggtagtagtccctaactacatgaaactgagccttgtgcccagctccatcaacaaaacacactgttgtttttactcacacataagggttcttcccaggagcagagagagatcagctagtgagctgtttgcccttttatagcacactcaggttccaaggtgattagccacagttacactgaatacctggagtggctaattggagcagggacccacccaactctccctgctccaagcagccaggcccttctaaccaggtttttaacaaaacccttgcaaagagaaaacctagttttccttgctgtcaattccctggctgctttttagaacgtataggacaggaacctaggtgaaatgtagactccttccaccactttccccctggtcctgtcacaatatatatatatatatataaaactaaatatagagaaaaaaagaatcagcacaaaagtatcaaataaaatggctgtatcattattcaaaaaattaaaaaagcacaacttctgacacaaatatatagtattttgcagattacttatttttttacaatgtgtaGATAATAatatactactaacccctccatccacccctccctcccctttctcCATCCCGccccccttctccaaccacccagcacccttacttaCATAAAATAagtaatatacactgcctgtccaaaaagaaAGTCactacctggatttaactaagcaaatagttatgagcctcctattggataattactgcatgggcgattatctttcagctggcaataagttatttaaccccaactggtgcaatgagttgcttctcatttcttaaacaaccatgtcaaaagaAACATCTCGTGGTCATgataaagatgttagtctgtttgagaagggtcaaatcattggcatgcatcaagcagaaaaaacatctaaggagattgcagaaactactaaaattgggttaagaactgtccaatgcattattaaaaactggaaggatagtggggacccatcgtattcgaggaagaaatgtggcggggaaaaaatcctgaatgatcgtgatcggcgatcacttaaacgtttggtgaaatcaaatcaaagaaaaacaacagtagaactcagggctatgtttaatagtgaaagtaagagcatttccacacgcacaatgcgaagggaactcaagggattgggacggaacagctgtgtagctgtaagaaaaacactaatcagtgaggcaaaccagaagaaaatgcttcaatttgctagggagcataaagattagaCTCTGGAGCAATGAAAGAAGGtcgtgtggtctgatgagtcaagatttaccctgttccagagggataggcgcatcagggtaagaagagaggcagatgaagtgatgcacccatcatgcctagtgcctaccgtACAAGCCTGtgagggcagtgctatgatctgggattgctgcagttggtcaggtctaggttcagcaacagtatgagctccaagaatgaggtcagctgactacctgaacatactgaataacaaggttattccatcaatggattttttcttccctgatggcacgggcatattccaagatgacaaagccaggattcatcgggttcaaattgtgaaagagtggttcagggagcatgagacatcattttcacacatggattggccaccacagagtccagaccttaaccccattgagaatctttgggatgtgctggagaaggctttgcgcagcagtcagactctaccatcatcaatgcaagatcttggtgaaaaattaatgcaacactggatggaaataaatcttgtgacattgcagaagcttatcgaaacaatgccacagcgaatgcgtgccgtaatcaaagctaaaggaggTGGCAAATTttgttttggacaggcagtgtatataatatagcttacagtgaatcactgtaaatacttaccgttctgaagactccagcaggctcgggctcagggctggaagtgggcactgctctgaagttcaggaaggagaccggggctcagctcaccctagcgttgcagtgcctccgCGTAACGTCACGGCGCACAGCATttgcaaagggcaggggaggtcgggaggAGGAAAAAGCAAGTAAGTTCTTCACTATGCGAGCCATGCTAAtcgcatagtgaaggataggATCGGGACATGGAGCCGGCGGAGCGGAGGCAAGATATTTTACGACGATGTTATTGAATTTGTGAGCAGTGGCcagtggggctcaagaggcagctgccttgggccccccaggagcaactgggcccggggcagctgcccctttagccccacgttaaagacggccctgctccagaaatacatccatggcccctcttgaactctttggcCTCGCGTTAAAGATGGCACTGGTGGTCTTAtgtccgaatgaagacgttgaggaaagagtctacatcacaggagatgtcactggatgtatgaggtgctgtattctactgtatataataatgtccatccacatatttgTTTACAGTAGGGTTTGGGGGCGAtgcatatagaatttggcccacactgccgcaGCCTAGCCCCAGACTTtaagtcacactgtgtgtgttctgaattctggggcctcacacccatctactacattatctcttCTTAGAGAGTTATCACCATGTTatgtaggactgcagatgacatctactgcattaactGTAAAAAAAGGGGCGTAACCACAGGTTTAgtggggggggcgcaatacttggcttgccccgggtgctggcaacccacactATACcactgggttgaggtctggggactgtgggggcagCTGTAGTGTAGTAGTCACAGGCAGTCTCCAGAGGGGAATCCAGAATAATCAATTGGGCAGCATTAGCTGAGGAGAAAAAGAGGAAGACGAATATAATTATTTAGAGGTTAGAGCAGCCACTGAAAGAGGGATTGTGCAGAAAAACAAGCCTGTGGCGTATTTAAGGCTTCTGGACTCCAGAGCATTTGCTGGGTTTAAAAGTCTTGGTTTCCACTCATAGTTATGGGTCAGATATAGGTTGTCAAACGATTTGCACCCCTCAGATGGATTGGGAAGATAGCACTGGTATCTTGGAAAGGCTCTCAGGAAGCTCCTGCACTTTACTCCATAAACACAGCCTTAGGATTTTATTTAGTAACTTAAATTTGTTAGACAAGTGCCTGCATCTTCTttagatgaatttttttttaaagttgcttATGCTTTGTTAAACAGCAACCAGATTATGTCTCCTCTCATCATTTTTGGCTTCCTTTTTGGCTTCTGCCTTGGACCCCACAATCTACCAACAAGGGCCACCCCATCTTCACTGAGGCAGGGAGATCATAGTGTGCCCAGGGGAAATCAGTGTGCCCCATCTTTACTGTCCAGAAGTACTACTATCACCATCCTTACACCCCCACTACTTCCGTCCTCTCGGCTTCAACGTGTGcagctgcaaaaaataaaataaaacataaatctGCGCTATACTAGGAGAATTGAGTTTTTGGGATCAATTTATGTGTAAAGAAAATCAACTTTGGATAAATGGGAGGTGCCCCGCCATAGCAATATGGTTGTTTGGCTTTCCAACACTATTATAAGAAAGAGAATTTATTATGCAATTATGGGTGGCACATGTCATTAtttgaaaatggaaaaaaaacacaatttagcACAAAATGATCACATAATGCCATATATTtgcaaaggtactggactttaaAATTGTGAAACAAAAATGTAAGCTGTGAAACAGTGCAAAATATTATTAAAGGTAGACGTTGTCTTGTCATATCTTATTTGCAATTGATGCAAATCCAAGTCTTTCTGACAGAATTTTTTACCTCACGATTTCTCAGGCTGTATATTAAAGGGTTAAGGAAAGGTATGATTACTGTGTAAAACACTGAAATAACTGTATCTTGTTCCGGACTATAAGCACTTGAAGGTCTCAGATACATAAAAATAATAGTACCATAAAACAGAGTTACAACAGTCAAATGAGAAGCACAAGTAGAAAAGGCCTTTTCCCGTCCTTTAGAGGAACGTATTCGCAAAACAGCTATAATTATGCACAAGTAAGATACCAAGATTACAAAGAGAGATGAGAGCTCAATGAAGCCTACTAAAGAAAAGAGTATCATTTCATTAAGGCTCGTGTCTCCACAAGAAATCTCAATTAGCgctatgacatcacagtaaaAATGGTTAATGGTCGGAGGATTTTCGCAAAAGTCCAGATGGAAAAAGGAAAAGCAAGTCTGAACAAAGCCATTGAGGAAACCTCCAATGTAAGACAGTAAAACAAGGTTTATCAGTGTTTGCTTGGTAATTATCTTTAAATACATTAATGGGTGACAAATTGCCACATATCTGTCATAGGACATTGCCGCCAGAAGGAAACATTCGCTTCCGCCAAATCCAGCATAAGAAAGCATTTGTAGGCTACACCCAGCTACTGAAATTGAACTTTTATCTGATACAAAGTCCATTAACATCCTGATTGTGACAGAGGAGGAATAACAAATATCAATTAATGATAACTGCCGCAAAAATACATACATAGGACTGTAAAGTTGGGCATCACAACTGATGAGTGCTATCAGTGCTGAGTTCTGAAACAGAGTCAAACAGTAAATGAAGAAGAACAGAAGAAACAGAGTGAATTTCAGATCAGAGCTTTCTGTTAACCCAGCAAGTGTAAACTCAGTTACAATAGTTCTGTTCTTATAAACCATTTTTGTTTGATAGCCAGGGATTTAGCAGTATTTCCCGATATAACGTATCTTCATG from the Bufo bufo chromosome 2, aBufBuf1.1, whole genome shotgun sequence genome contains:
- the LOC120990924 gene encoding olfactory receptor 5A2-like, yielding MVYKNRTIVTEFTLAGLTESSDLKFTLFLLFFFIYCLTLFQNSALIALISCDAQLYSPMYVFLRQLSLIDICYSSSVTIRMLMDFVSDKSSISVAGCSLQMLSYAGFGGSECFLLAAMSYDRYVAICHPLMYLKIITKQTLINLVLLSYIGGFLNGFVQTCFSFFHLDFCENPPTINHFYCDVIALIEISCGDTSLNEMILFSLVGFIELSSLFVILVSYLCIIIAVLRIRSSKGREKAFSTCASHLTVVTLFYGTIIFMYLRPSSAYSPEQDTVISVFYTVIIPFLNPLIYSLRNREVKNSVRKTWICINCK